From the genome of Glycine max cultivar Williams 82 chromosome 2, Glycine_max_v4.0, whole genome shotgun sequence, one region includes:
- the LOC102663319 gene encoding uncharacterized protein isoform X2, which translates to MTILLHRLGGKWLCMVICFNGLFPGLFEGHDGVSSFFVKDTVQVDQNASRDIGYELSRDDWNFLAWIMLDILVGATVVKMIHINTLQNLENDQGKTLLVCNYPFVAFSNCVLQNS; encoded by the exons ATGACAATCTTGTTG CACAGATTGGGTGGAAAATGGTTATGCATGGTGATATGTTTCAATGGTTTATTTCCTGGTTTATTTGAAGGACATGATGGAGTGAGCAGTTTTTTT GTTAAAGATACTGTACAAGTAGATCAAAATGCGTCTCGAGATATTGGTTATGAACTTAGCAGAGATGATTGGAATTTTCTG GCTTGGATCATGTTGGACATATTGGTGGGCGCAACAG TGGTGAAGATGATTCATATAAATACTTTGCAAAATCTAGAAAATGATCAAGGGAAGACACTTCTGGTTTGTAACTACCCTTTTGTTGCTTTCTCAAATTGTGTACTACAGAATTCATGA
- the LOC102663319 gene encoding GPI ethanolamine phosphate transferase 2 isoform X1, whose product MTILLHRLGGKWLCMVICFNGLFPGLFEGHDGVSSFFVKDTVQVDQNASRDIGYELSRDDWNFLAWIMLDILVGATGIIIIGSLYTCNFILFSKLNLDIYCFNVLMAPKLFEMDEVVKMIHINTLQNLENDQGKTLLVCNYPFVAFSNCVLQNS is encoded by the exons ATGACAATCTTGTTG CACAGATTGGGTGGAAAATGGTTATGCATGGTGATATGTTTCAATGGTTTATTTCCTGGTTTATTTGAAGGACATGATGGAGTGAGCAGTTTTTTT GTTAAAGATACTGTACAAGTAGATCAAAATGCGTCTCGAGATATTGGTTATGAACTTAGCAGAGATGATTGGAATTTTCTG GCTTGGATCATGTTGGACATATTGGTGGGCGCAACAGGTATCATCATTATCGGTTCACTCTATACATGTAATTTCATTCTGTTCTCCAAGCTTAACTTGGACATCTACTGTTTCAATGTGTTAATGGCTCCAAAACTTTTTGAAATGGATGAAGTGGTGAAGATGATTCATATAAATACTTTGCAAAATCTAGAAAATGATCAAGGGAAGACACTTCTGGTTTGTAACTACCCTTTTGTTGCTTTCTCAAATTGTGTACTACAGAATTCATGA
- the LOC102663319 gene encoding GPI ethanolamine phosphate transferase 2 isoform X3, with protein sequence MTILLHRLGGKWLCMVICFNGLFPGLFEGHDGVSSFFVKDTVQVDQNASRDIGYELSRDDWNFLILHYLGLDHVGHIGGRNSGEDDSYKYFAKSRK encoded by the exons ATGACAATCTTGTTG CACAGATTGGGTGGAAAATGGTTATGCATGGTGATATGTTTCAATGGTTTATTTCCTGGTTTATTTGAAGGACATGATGGAGTGAGCAGTTTTTTT GTTAAAGATACTGTACAAGTAGATCAAAATGCGTCTCGAGATATTGGTTATGAACTTAGCAGAGATGATTGGAATTTTCTG atacTTCATTATCTAGGCTTGGATCATGTTGGACATATTGGTGGGCGCAACAG TGGTGAAGATGATTCATATAAATACTTTGCAAAATCTAGAAAATGA